The proteins below are encoded in one region of Candidatus Syntrophosphaera sp.:
- a CDS encoding cupin domain-containing protein has product MEEYRLYLDKLNMMPHPKGGFYRRNWQSQISGDLKDSTGRIVFQNRLVGSSILYLLPAAMVCKWHRVQCDEMWHLYEGTPLNMYFLSSQKGLETFVLGRDIKAGQTPQLIVPRQTWFAAELAEPGGFAFCGCTLWPAFSYTDFELAEPASLADDFPAHKELIERIQNHSQ; this is encoded by the coding sequence ATGGAAGAATACCGCTTATATCTGGACAAACTGAACATGATGCCCCATCCCAAGGGCGGTTTTTATCGCCGCAACTGGCAATCCCAGATCAGTGGAGACCTGAAGGATTCCACGGGCAGGATCGTTTTCCAGAACCGTCTGGTGGGCTCTTCGATCCTCTACTTGCTGCCTGCCGCCATGGTCTGCAAATGGCACCGCGTCCAATGCGACGAGATGTGGCACCTCTATGAAGGCACGCCCCTGAACATGTATTTCCTCTCCTCGCAGAAAGGGCTGGAAACCTTTGTACTGGGGAGGGACATCAAGGCCGGCCAGACCCCCCAGCTCATCGTTCCGCGCCAAACCTGGTTCGCCGCTGAATTGGCCGAACCCGGAGGCTTTGCTTTCTGCGGCTGCACGCTGTGGCCGGCTTTTTCTTACACCGATTTCGAACTGGCCGAGCCTGCCTCCCTGGCCGACGATTTCCCGGCCCACAAAGAACTCATTGAACGGATTCAGAATCACTCGCAATAG